ATTTCTTGTATAATCATAGTTATATTTTGCGAAATCAATCCCTATACTTTCACTGCTGTTTATTACTATTTTATTTTTATTCAAAAAAGCTGATTCTTCAAGAGGTTTTCTCACCAAAACCCCGCACAGATTATTTAGTGTACTTGAACCTGAATTTTCATACAGACATCCTCGCGGTTCAGCATCATCTTTCTGGGTTTCCAGCATTATGCTCGCCCCAAGAAGGTTCTTCCCGCCTGCAAGAATTATTTCCCCGTCATTTATTATAACCGCAGGTAACGCATTAAAAGACTGATATTCTACAGCGACTGTCATGTGACCGTCATTTCTTCCGTGAAGTTCTATTACAGAACCCGGTGCTATATTGAAAAACGTTTTTTGGTCTTTTTCCCCAAATGCATGATTAACACTTATAAAACGTGTAGAATTATTGGCTGCCCCGTCTGTATAAGCATTTGTAGTTTCATTGATAAATACCCAGCTTCCGCTTAATGTGTAAGAACCTGCCAGTGCATTTAAAAATGCATGCGGATAGCTATTACTGTACATACTGTATGTTCCCGCCGAAACTGTTCCCGATGTAGGCGTACTTCTAGTATAGCCAAGCCTTGTGGCGTCATTATAACCATTCCACTTAAAACCTGATCCGCTTATTTCCACATTTTGTGCTGATCTTACTGTTACTGTGGCAGTACCGCTGACAGGTTCTGCGCTGGAATTCCCCAAAATCGAACTCCCCTCTGTCATAAATCCGATTCCCGCAGCCTGCCCGTATCCTGTAGATACTTTTTCCAGAATAGCGGCATTAAATAATTCCGGTATATTTAATTCCTGTGTAAATGGGTTAAATGCTGGGTCAGAAATCATAATATCCGATATTGTGTATTCTTCCGGACTCTCATAACTATTCTCTATATCAAAATTAAGACCATTATCCAAAATTTCTGAAATTATCCCCCTCTTTCTATAATTCACACCTCTCACAGGAATTATAACATCCAGATCAGCTGTATTAACTTTTTTAGGTGAATTTGCATAAATTCCGGTATTATTTTCCCCTCTGCTTTTATTACTGTAGTAGCCTGAAAAAAATATCTGATATGAAAGACATTCCGGCTTTACTATGTAATCCGACTGTAAATAAAGATCTTCCAGTTCGTTTCGTTTCTGCTTCAATATTTCTTCTATCAAAGCATAACTTTCTTTGTCCATTTTTTTGTCAGACATTTTTTCTGTAATACTGGTATAAAGCTGTTTATGCTTTAAATTATCCTGCACATAATTTTTACCATATGCCATAGCTAATGAATTCAAAGCAATAGCTACTAATAATTTTTTATTCTTTTTAATCATGGTTTCTCCAATTCTTTTATTAATGGGTATAAACAGAGTTTATACGGTAGTCTCTGTCATTCAACTAATTTGATTATAATTATTTTTCTAAACAATTAATATTTTTCAGTAACATTATTTTAGTCTCATTTTATTGATCAAACAATTAATAATACTGATTTTGTATGATGATTATATACATTTTCAATTTACTTGTCAATATAAATTTAGAATTTTCCCTCTAATTTTATCAGAATCTTTTTGTAACCAATCCTAAACTGTATAAAATACTCTTCTAATACTGAAAAATCGAAAAATTACAAACTTTCATTTATGATTTTATACTTATACACCTTTGTTTTAGATTTACACATAATAAGTATTTTCAAAAGTATACTATGTCATTTTTATTCTTCCATTATTAACTTTAAATTGCACCCTGCAATAGCACAATCCCTCTATTGACTTTTAATCAACTATTTTATTCATTTCTTTTAAAATTATTAATAAAAAAAATTTTTAAAAAATATTTTTTTCTTCACCTACATTTCACATTGATGTTATATCATAGATATATAGAAAAATTTATGAGGTGATTAAAATGACTAAAAAAAATATAATTGCAACACTGGCTGTAATGACAGCTCTGTCTTCATTCTCTTTTGCAGCTGAGACTGCTCCTGCACCGGCTCCGGGAAGACCAGCCATGCAGAAAACAATGTCTGCCGAGGATAAAAAATTATATGAGCAGATCTTCTCGAAATATGAAGATAAATTCAATAAACTTGATGTAAATCTGTTAGAAAACAGACAAGAATTACAGAAACAGCTTAGAGCAGAGAAAGTTGACTGGAAAAAAGTAGAGACTCTTACTAAAAAGAAAGCTGATCTGAAAGCTCAGAAAGAACTTTTAGGATATCAGATGAGAGCCGAACTAAAAGACAATAATCTAAGACCGTTTCATCACGGAGGAAAACAATATCACAGAGGAGACAGACCTGCTCCTCCCAGAGGATAGAATTCCGCCGGCTAAATAAGCCCACTATATTCTTTATAGTATAAATCCAAAAATATTTTGGAGAAATAAATATTCTGATACTATTGCCAAAAACAGATATTTATTTCTCCCTATTTACATTTTATAAATAATACTTTTTACATAATTTTATTTATATGATATAAATAGATATAAAAAATTTACTCTGTCATCTGATAAACTTTAATATGACAGAATGCGACCACATTAAGGAGGGAAAATGAAAATTTTAATTGTAGAGGATGAAGAAAGAATACGTAAAGTGGTTCGTTCTTTTCTTATAAAAAATGGTTATGTTGTAAGAGAGGCCGCTGACGGTGAAGAAGGTCTAGATCTTTTTTATGAATGGAATCCGGATCTTGTACTCCTTGATGTTATGATGCCTAAAAAAGACGGTTATGAAGTATGCAGAGCTATTAAAAGTGAGAAAACCACTCCTGTTCTTATGCTTACTGCCAAAACTCAGGAAGAAGACGAGATAAGGGGGCTTGAAATCGGAGCCGATGATTATATACGAAAGCCTTTCAGCCTGAAAATTCTGGAACTTCGTCTGAAAAATCTGCTTGGTGATGAAATATACACTATCGGAGAGTTTAGATTTGTAAAAAATGAAAAAAATGTATATTTTAATGATAAAATTGTTGATCTTCCCCCTAAGGAATATGATCTGCTCTATTATCTTGCGAAAAATCACAGCAAGATCTTTTCCAGAGAACAGATTTTAAATAATGTATGGGATCTTCTCTGTGAAAGTGATCCCAGAACTGTGGATACCCATGTGAAAAATCTGAGAAAAAAGATAGGACATGAGTTTATTACCACAGTAAAAGGATTTGGATATAAATTTGAGGTGAAAAATGAAAATAATATATAAGATATTCTTCTTTACAATGTTATTAATTATTTCCACGATAACATTCGGAATATTATCAAATAAATTATTTTTGAATAGTTACTATGTAGCTCTGAGGGAAAAGGAACTTATGCGTATTGCTGCTACTCTGGATACCAGAAAGCTTATTCCTGTGGAGAAAAAGAGTATTGATATTGATGATGAGACTTCATATAATTTTATTCCCAGAAGATTGTTGGAAGACACCAGAAACAGGACTACGAAAGCTTTTAAAAAAAATAATTACGAATTTGAAATATTAAAATTTTCCAGAGGTCCTACATGGCTGAAATTAATAATCAGAAAAACACCAGAAGGGCAGTACGCGCTGATAACCCCTCTTGAGCAGGTGGAAAATGCAGTGGAGGTCTCTAATACTTTCTATGTTTATGTCGGTCTGATTTCTCTCGTTTTTTCGATTCCTCTTGTTATGATATTTTCCAGATACCTGTCCAGAAAAATTACTCTGATAAACGGAAATATCAAAGAAATTATCAATCTTAACTTTTCAGAAAAGCTTGATTTACACACAAGGGATGAATTCGGTGAAACGGCTAATAATCTGAATCTTCTTTCACAGACTCTGGAGAACAATCTTCAGAATCTAAAAAATATGAATGTGGAGTT
The Sebaldella sp. S0638 DNA segment above includes these coding regions:
- a CDS encoding response regulator transcription factor; protein product: MKILIVEDEERIRKVVRSFLIKNGYVVREAADGEEGLDLFYEWNPDLVLLDVMMPKKDGYEVCRAIKSEKTTPVLMLTAKTQEEDEIRGLEIGADDYIRKPFSLKILELRLKNLLGDEIYTIGEFRFVKNEKNVYFNDKIVDLPPKEYDLLYYLAKNHSKIFSREQILNNVWDLLCESDPRTVDTHVKNLRKKIGHEFITTVKGFGYKFEVKNENNI